In Novosphingobium resinovorum, the following are encoded in one genomic region:
- a CDS encoding HlyD family secretion protein, which yields MATDLSESQGQSAANQGPERVPPLKRPGVRRGLLAAGVLVLVAGGLWLAQYQIYGKFEQNTNDAYIQADAVTISPKISGYVEQVLVGDNQDVKVGQPLVRIDPRDYDAQAQQYQAQIDVAKANADNVRATIGEQEAAIAQARAQLASAEQDARFAAGEAARYAPLAASGAETAERLSSLRNQAAKARAVADAQRATLLSAERRIASLNAQVRQADAQGEAARAQLAAAHVNVGSTVLKSSVAGRIGDRTVRAGQFVQAGTRLMSVVPLSKLYVTANFKETQIGLMRPGQPATIEIDALDGTKIAGHVESISPGTGAQFSLLPPQNATGNFTKIVQRVPVRIAIDAGTEARRVLVPGLSVVVTVDTISAKGAQRSIAAQEEARRDAKP from the coding sequence ATGGCAACGGATTTGAGCGAATCGCAGGGGCAGTCTGCCGCGAATCAGGGACCGGAACGGGTGCCACCGCTCAAGCGCCCGGGTGTGCGTCGTGGTCTGCTGGCGGCGGGTGTTCTGGTGCTGGTGGCGGGCGGGTTGTGGCTGGCCCAGTACCAGATCTACGGCAAATTCGAGCAGAACACCAACGACGCCTATATCCAGGCTGACGCCGTCACCATCTCTCCCAAGATTTCCGGCTATGTCGAGCAAGTCCTCGTCGGTGACAACCAGGATGTGAAGGTGGGCCAGCCGCTCGTCCGCATCGACCCGCGCGACTACGATGCGCAGGCGCAGCAGTATCAGGCCCAGATCGACGTCGCCAAGGCCAATGCCGACAATGTTCGCGCCACGATCGGCGAGCAGGAAGCGGCCATCGCGCAGGCGCGCGCCCAGCTTGCCTCGGCCGAGCAGGACGCACGCTTCGCCGCTGGAGAGGCGGCCCGCTACGCGCCGCTCGCCGCCAGCGGAGCGGAGACCGCCGAGCGTCTGTCCAGCTTGCGCAATCAGGCGGCGAAAGCCCGCGCCGTCGCGGATGCACAGCGCGCCACGCTGCTTTCGGCCGAGCGCCGGATCGCTTCGCTCAATGCGCAGGTCCGCCAGGCCGACGCGCAGGGCGAGGCGGCGCGTGCGCAACTGGCCGCCGCGCACGTCAACGTAGGGTCGACCGTGCTGAAGAGCAGCGTTGCGGGCCGGATCGGCGACCGTACGGTGCGTGCCGGGCAGTTCGTGCAGGCGGGTACGCGGCTGATGTCGGTGGTGCCGCTGTCCAAGCTCTACGTCACCGCCAATTTCAAGGAAACCCAGATCGGCCTGATGCGTCCGGGCCAGCCCGCGACGATCGAGATCGACGCGCTGGACGGCACGAAGATCGCCGGACACGTCGAGAGCATCTCGCCGGGCACGGGCGCGCAGTTCTCCCTGCTGCCGCCGCAGAATGCCACGGGCAACTTCACCAAGATCGTCCAGCGCGTGCCGGTGCGCATCGCCATCGACGCGGGCACCGAAGCGCGGCGCGTGCTGGTGCCGGGCCTGTCGGTCGTCGTCACCGTCGACACGATCTCGGCCAAGGGCGCGCAGCGCAGCATCGCCGCTCAGGAAGAGGCACGCCGGGACGCCAAGCCGTGA
- a CDS encoding MarR family winged helix-turn-helix transcriptional regulator, translating to MSIEQEILEEMRDLHQRMHRLFNDRVRERGTSLAQLKLLMLLDRAGPIRSTDIADTLNQAPRTVTEAVDALERDGLAMRTPDPNDRRAKRISLTPAGAVVVQEVAPYRDAFAAEFFETLPAADMAEFLRILKTLNDRIIEMGAPVGLIPGAASGQ from the coding sequence ATGAGCATCGAGCAAGAAATCCTCGAAGAGATGCGCGATCTGCACCAGCGGATGCATCGCCTGTTCAACGATCGCGTGCGCGAGCGGGGCACGTCGCTTGCGCAGCTCAAGCTGCTGATGCTGCTGGATCGCGCCGGGCCGATCCGCTCGACCGACATCGCCGACACCCTCAATCAGGCGCCGCGCACGGTGACCGAGGCTGTGGATGCGCTGGAACGCGATGGCCTGGCGATGCGCACGCCCGATCCGAACGATCGCCGCGCGAAGCGGATCAGCCTTACGCCGGCCGGGGCGGTGGTGGTGCAGGAAGTCGCGCCTTACCGAGATGCGTTCGCCGCCGAGTTCTTCGAGACTCTTCCGGCAGCGGACATGGCAGAGTTCCTGCGCATCCTGAAAACGCTGAACGACCGGATCATCGAGATGGGCGCGCCGGTCGGCCTGATCCCGGGTGCAGCCTCAGGTCAGTAA
- a CDS encoding Lrp/AsnC family transcriptional regulator gives MDAIIMPSPLDSIDRRILDELQSDGRITNQELSERVGLSPSPCLRRLKQLEGEGVITRYVALVDPETVGLGVTAFVRVRLDQQDDRHLEAFETAIMQFPEVMECYLMTGEADYQLRLLVPSLGTFEDFLRNRLTRIEGVSQVTTSFALRPVVYRTKIPV, from the coding sequence ATGGACGCCATAATCATGCCATCACCGCTGGACTCGATTGACCGCCGGATTCTCGACGAGCTGCAGTCCGACGGACGCATCACCAATCAGGAACTGTCGGAGCGGGTCGGCCTGTCCCCCTCCCCCTGCCTGCGCCGTCTCAAACAGCTGGAAGGCGAAGGCGTGATCACCCGCTACGTCGCGCTGGTCGATCCCGAGACGGTAGGTCTTGGCGTCACCGCCTTCGTCCGCGTGCGACTGGACCAGCAGGATGACCGCCACCTGGAAGCCTTCGAAACCGCGATCATGCAGTTTCCCGAGGTCATGGAATGCTACCTGATGACCGGGGAGGCGGACTATCAGTTGCGGCTGCTGGTGCCTTCGCTGGGCACTTTCGAGGATTTCCTGCGCAACAGGCTGACGCGGATCGAGGGCGTCTCGCAAGTCACCACCAGCTTTGCACTAAGGCCGGTGGTGTACCGGACTAAAATCCCGGTGTGA
- a CDS encoding transketolase: MADTITQTRADLVATLEALEKRLLWLSAWTIHNANHLRPKRDGLKVGGHQASCASMTAIMSALYFHALRPQDKVAVKPHAGPVLHAIHYLLGEQTREKLERFRGLGGVQSYPSRTKDTIPVDFSTGSVGLGVAVTAFSSLVQDYLVAHGQVREEDAGRMIALMGDAELDEGNIYECLIEGYKHDLRNCWWVVDYNRQSLDSTTADRMFRRFDDIFETCGWRVVTLKYGKLQREAFAKPGGKAIEEWIDQCPNADFAVLTYQGGAAWRARLMADIGGKAQVRKLLDSYDDDALAALMTNLGGHCIESLIDAFDACDDDRPTLFIAYTVKGHGLPLAGHKDNHSGMMNPPQMEQFRTLMGVPEGQEWEPWGGLGDNAAAALDAFVKTSPIARKPAEPLAPMVAVPALPAPEGAEQSTQAAFGRILLDIAKSGEELADRIVTTAPDVTQTTNLGGFVNQRGLFRRQELADVFQKAKIPSAQKWSAHGAGQHIELGIAENNFFIMLASLGLAGPHFGTRLLPVGTVYDPFISRGLDALNYGCYQDSRFLLVGTPSGLTLAAEGGAHQSINTPLIGMGQPGLTAFDPAFADELALIMGWSFDHMQREDGGSVYLRLSTRAIPQVSRENDDWQADALKGGYWLKKPGPDAQAAIAFSGVVAPEALAAWEQLAEDLPGIGLLNVTSPDLLHRGWSARRAARWNGQKQAPSHAETLLGALAPGAGLVTVLDGSPGALSWLGGVKGMRVSPLGTDRFGQTGDLYDLYRTYRLDADAIIDAAAELFLED; encoded by the coding sequence ATGGCCGACACGATCACCCAGACCCGCGCCGACCTTGTCGCGACGCTGGAGGCACTGGAGAAGCGGCTGCTGTGGCTTTCGGCATGGACGATCCACAACGCCAACCACCTGCGCCCCAAGCGCGATGGCCTGAAGGTCGGCGGGCATCAGGCCAGCTGCGCCTCGATGACGGCGATCATGTCCGCGCTCTACTTCCATGCGCTGCGCCCGCAGGACAAGGTGGCGGTGAAGCCCCACGCGGGGCCGGTGCTCCACGCGATCCACTACCTGCTGGGCGAACAGACGCGCGAGAAGCTGGAGCGCTTTCGCGGCCTCGGCGGCGTGCAGAGCTATCCCTCGCGCACCAAGGACACGATCCCCGTCGATTTTTCGACCGGCTCGGTCGGCCTCGGCGTCGCGGTGACGGCGTTCTCGAGTCTGGTGCAGGACTATCTCGTCGCGCATGGTCAAGTGCGCGAGGAAGACGCGGGGCGGATGATCGCGCTGATGGGCGATGCCGAACTCGACGAGGGCAACATCTACGAATGCCTCATCGAAGGCTACAAGCACGACTTGCGCAACTGCTGGTGGGTGGTGGACTACAACCGCCAGTCGCTCGACAGCACGACGGCGGACCGCATGTTCCGCCGCTTCGACGACATCTTCGAGACCTGCGGCTGGCGCGTCGTCACGCTCAAGTACGGCAAGCTGCAGCGCGAGGCTTTCGCAAAGCCCGGCGGCAAGGCGATCGAGGAATGGATCGACCAGTGCCCCAATGCCGATTTCGCGGTGCTCACCTATCAAGGCGGCGCGGCGTGGCGCGCGCGGCTGATGGCCGACATCGGCGGCAAGGCGCAAGTTCGCAAGCTGCTGGACAGCTACGACGACGATGCGCTGGCGGCGCTGATGACGAACCTTGGCGGCCACTGCATCGAGAGCCTCATCGACGCCTTCGATGCCTGCGACGACGACCGGCCGACGCTGTTCATCGCCTACACCGTCAAGGGCCACGGGCTGCCGCTGGCGGGGCACAAGGACAACCATTCGGGCATGATGAACCCGCCCCAGATGGAGCAGTTCCGCACCCTGATGGGCGTGCCGGAAGGGCAGGAGTGGGAACCCTGGGGCGGCCTTGGCGACAATGCCGCCGCCGCGCTCGACGCCTTCGTCAAGACCAGCCCGATCGCCCGCAAGCCCGCCGAGCCCCTGGCGCCGATGGTTGCCGTGCCCGCGCTGCCGGCGCCCGAAGGCGCGGAGCAATCCACGCAGGCCGCCTTCGGGCGCATCCTGCTCGACATCGCCAAGTCGGGCGAGGAACTGGCCGACCGCATCGTCACCACCGCGCCCGACGTCACGCAGACCACCAACCTCGGCGGCTTCGTCAACCAGCGCGGGCTGTTTCGGCGGCAGGAACTGGCCGACGTGTTCCAGAAGGCGAAGATCCCCTCGGCGCAGAAGTGGTCGGCGCACGGGGCGGGCCAGCACATCGAACTGGGCATCGCCGAGAACAACTTCTTCATCATGCTCGCCTCGCTGGGGCTGGCCGGGCCGCACTTCGGCACGCGGCTGCTGCCGGTGGGGACGGTCTACGATCCGTTCATTTCGCGCGGGCTCGATGCACTGAACTACGGCTGCTATCAGGACTCGCGCTTCCTGCTGGTGGGTACGCCCTCGGGCCTGACGCTGGCGGCGGAGGGCGGCGCGCACCAGTCGATCAACACGCCGTTGATCGGCATGGGCCAGCCGGGGCTGACGGCCTTCGACCCGGCCTTCGCCGACGAACTGGCGCTGATCATGGGCTGGTCGTTCGACCACATGCAGCGCGAGGACGGCGGCTCGGTCTACTTGCGCCTCTCCACCCGCGCGATCCCGCAGGTGTCGCGCGAGAACGACGACTGGCAGGCCGATGCCTTGAAGGGCGGATACTGGCTGAAGAAGCCGGGTCCGGACGCGCAGGCGGCGATCGCCTTCTCCGGCGTCGTGGCACCCGAAGCGCTGGCGGCGTGGGAGCAACTGGCGGAGGATCTGCCGGGTATCGGCCTGCTCAACGTGACCTCGCCGGACCTGCTCCATCGGGGCTGGTCGGCGCGGCGGGCGGCGCGCTGGAACGGGCAGAAGCAGGCGCCGAGCCATGCGGAGACCTTGCTGGGCGCGCTGGCGCCGGGGGCGGGGCTGGTGACGGTGCTGGACGGCTCGCCGGGGGCGCTGTCGTGGCTGGGCGGGGTCAAGGGCATGCGCGTCAGCCCGCTCGGCACCGACCGCTTCGGGCAGACGGGGGACCTCTACGATCTCTACCGGACTTACCGCCTCGATGCCGACGCCATCATCGACGCCGCCGCCGAACTTTTCCTGGAGGATTAA
- a CDS encoding mechanosensitive ion channel family protein: MSVITTIAAAAAAPAATPAPAKSPIPDVSVQVRDLSNSTFAWFQTYWLQIIIAVAIAVAIVSALYALRRLGARLCREERGRGDWLTIVGRVVTKTTNYFIIMVAIRAVDGYAQTPPMIDRMVTFFFTLAAVLQGAIWAREFILGAIEHKTSAEHFKGEAIINAMGLIRLLVSVVVFAVATVVLLDNIGVNVTGLVAGLGVGGIAIGLAAQGIFADLFAALAIIFDRPFSKGDQISFGTSSGVIEAIGLKSTRIRAYTGELRIIANKNLLDKEILNVSGRDHIRLPFTIGVAYETPPETLARIPGILTELVEAEGGKASRAGFESFGASSLDFSLLVDVPGKDWGIAHPLRDRLMVAIVERFAQEGIAIPYPTQTTFTAAPDGTIIMPYPEKAT, encoded by the coding sequence ATGAGCGTAATCACCACTATCGCCGCAGCGGCAGCCGCCCCCGCCGCCACTCCGGCTCCCGCAAAGTCCCCCATTCCCGACGTTTCCGTGCAGGTCCGCGACTTGTCGAATTCGACCTTCGCGTGGTTCCAGACCTACTGGCTGCAGATCATCATCGCGGTGGCCATCGCCGTCGCCATCGTCTCGGCGCTTTACGCGCTACGCCGCCTCGGCGCGCGGTTGTGCCGCGAAGAACGCGGGCGGGGCGACTGGCTCACCATCGTCGGCCGGGTGGTCACCAAGACGACCAACTATTTCATCATCATGGTCGCGATCCGCGCGGTCGACGGCTACGCGCAGACGCCGCCGATGATCGACCGGATGGTGACCTTCTTCTTCACCCTCGCCGCCGTCCTGCAAGGCGCGATCTGGGCGCGCGAGTTCATCCTCGGCGCGATCGAGCACAAGACTTCGGCCGAGCACTTCAAGGGCGAGGCGATCATCAACGCCATGGGCCTCATCCGCCTGCTGGTGAGCGTGGTCGTCTTCGCGGTGGCGACGGTGGTTCTGCTCGACAACATCGGCGTCAACGTCACCGGCCTCGTCGCGGGTCTGGGTGTGGGCGGCATCGCCATCGGTCTGGCAGCGCAAGGCATCTTCGCCGATCTTTTCGCGGCGCTGGCGATCATCTTCGACCGCCCCTTCAGCAAGGGCGACCAGATCAGCTTCGGCACCAGTTCGGGCGTTATCGAGGCGATCGGCCTCAAGTCCACCCGCATCCGCGCCTATACCGGCGAACTGCGGATCATCGCCAACAAGAACCTGCTCGACAAGGAGATCCTGAACGTCAGCGGGCGCGACCACATCCGCCTGCCGTTCACCATCGGCGTCGCCTACGAGACCCCTCCGGAGACGCTGGCGCGCATTCCGGGCATCCTGACCGAACTTGTCGAGGCGGAAGGCGGCAAGGCATCGCGCGCCGGTTTCGAGAGCTTCGGCGCCAGTTCGCTCGATTTCAGCCTGCTGGTGGACGTGCCCGGCAAGGACTGGGGCATCGCCCACCCCTTGCGCGACCGCTTGATGGTGGCGATCGTCGAGCGGTTCGCGCAGGAGGGCATTGCGATCCCCTATCCCACGCAGACGACCTTCACCGCCGCGCCCGACGGCACGATCATCATGCCCTATCCCGAAAAGGCGACCTGA
- a CDS encoding LacI family DNA-binding transcriptional regulator, with protein MKKVTIMDVARQAGVSMKSVSRVINNEASVRPDLKAKVDKAVAELGYRPNFAARALAAGRSFFLGILFDNPSPGYTLQILNGAYAACRAAGFQLVIESVDTSASDIRETMDGLLASARLDGMVVTPPACDNAAVIAALDARKLPYVLLAPIRDNPEVASVRSNDAAAVHDLVRHLWGLGHRRFGLIDGPATHGASQWRREAFVAALEERGHAPSDIVTATGEFTFSSGIGAGLQIMRAPQPPTAIFAENDDMAAGVFAAAAQLGVKIPDDLSVVGFDDSWIARSVWPELTTMRQPIFEMAEEAVRLLLDFRKTSEVGKKTFDCTLVTRGSTAPPRR; from the coding sequence ATGAAAAAGGTCACCATCATGGACGTTGCCCGTCAGGCGGGCGTCTCGATGAAAAGCGTCTCCCGGGTTATCAACAACGAAGCGAGCGTCCGCCCCGACCTCAAGGCCAAGGTCGACAAGGCCGTCGCCGAACTGGGTTACCGCCCCAACTTCGCCGCGCGTGCGCTGGCGGCCGGGCGCTCGTTCTTCCTCGGCATCCTGTTCGACAACCCGAGTCCGGGCTACACGCTCCAGATTCTCAACGGCGCTTATGCCGCCTGCCGCGCGGCAGGCTTTCAACTGGTCATCGAGAGCGTCGACACCTCGGCCAGCGACATCCGTGAGACCATGGACGGCCTGCTCGCCAGCGCCCGCCTGGACGGCATGGTCGTCACCCCGCCCGCCTGCGACAACGCGGCCGTGATCGCCGCCCTCGACGCGCGCAAGCTGCCCTACGTCCTGCTCGCCCCGATCCGCGACAATCCCGAAGTCGCCAGCGTCCGCTCGAACGACGCAGCGGCGGTGCACGATCTCGTCCGCCACCTCTGGGGCCTCGGCCACCGCAGGTTCGGCCTGATCGACGGCCCGGCGACGCATGGCGCGAGCCAATGGCGGCGCGAAGCTTTCGTCGCCGCGCTGGAGGAACGTGGCCACGCCCCGTCCGACATCGTCACCGCCACCGGCGAGTTCACGTTTTCCTCCGGGATCGGCGCTGGCCTGCAGATCATGCGCGCGCCCCAGCCGCCGACCGCGATCTTCGCGGAGAACGACGACATGGCCGCCGGTGTCTTCGCTGCCGCCGCGCAGCTGGGCGTCAAGATCCCCGACGACCTCTCCGTCGTCGGCTTCGACGACAGCTGGATCGCCCGCAGCGTCTGGCCGGAACTGACGACGATGCGCCAGCCTATCTTCGAAATGGCCGAAGAAGCCGTGCGGCTGCTCCTCGACTTCAGGAAGACCAGCGAAGTCGGCAAGAAGACCTTCGACTGCACCCTGGTGACGAGGGGATCGACCGCGCCCCCTCGCCGCTGA
- a CDS encoding transglycosylase domain-containing protein, translating into MELSRHIAADPREPELDNVLVETPLPEGRGWRTWPRRLLAWLWRLLPWHRWTWKQRIVRTFAGVLALFVLTVGYLAVTAPLSKSLQPIAPPEITLLAADGTPIARNGAVTDDPVKVKDLPPHVVQAFLAIEDRRFYSHWGIDPRGIARAALSNVTGGNTQGGSTITQQLAKFTFLSSERSLTRKAREMLIAFWLEAWLTKDEILERYLSNAYFGDNTYGIRAASLHYFHRQPEKLTEGQAALLAGLMKAPSRLAPTNNFAASEKRMRVVLQAMADAGYMTPQHAKAVSTPRLDVRNRAELPTGTYFADWALPQARQLEAAGHAESYRTTLDSRLQAAAHRATRQVPAGTQVALVAMRRNGEVVAMVGGRDYSQSPFNRVTQARRQPGSTFKLFVYLAAIKSGMSPEDTIPNTPIDTGSYRPQNAGGAYSPTITLEDAFARSSNVAAVRLFNRVGDESVIDMARRLGVSSPLPMGDPSLALGTATMTLLELTSAYAGVAANSFPVEPRAFPVPEAGWFDWLLDGKRSLSKHDHEAIEGMLRATVNRGTGRAAMLQAPNFGKTGTSQENRDALFVGYSGDLVVGVWVGKDDNSPLNGVSGGTVPARIWRDFMREALGEKAAPPPRKAADPDGPVQPLDVPDLGDIPVGDDNHIRIENGQAVLSTRVEGVPLDVTLEGQGLRIEPSGSASPAPRSSVAPSPSATP; encoded by the coding sequence ATGGAGCTTTCCCGCCATATAGCCGCCGACCCCCGCGAGCCCGAACTGGACAACGTGCTCGTCGAGACCCCCTTGCCCGAAGGCAGGGGGTGGCGCACTTGGCCGCGCCGACTGTTGGCATGGCTGTGGCGGCTTCTGCCGTGGCACCGCTGGACGTGGAAGCAGCGCATCGTCCGCACTTTCGCGGGGGTTCTGGCGCTGTTCGTGCTGACCGTGGGCTATCTCGCGGTCACCGCGCCGCTGTCCAAGTCGCTCCAGCCGATCGCGCCGCCCGAGATCACCCTGCTCGCCGCCGACGGTACGCCGATCGCCCGCAACGGCGCGGTCACCGACGATCCGGTCAAGGTGAAGGACCTGCCGCCGCACGTCGTGCAGGCATTCCTGGCGATCGAGGACCGGCGTTTCTATTCGCACTGGGGCATCGACCCGCGCGGCATCGCCCGCGCCGCGCTCAGCAACGTGACCGGCGGGAATACGCAGGGCGGCTCCACCATCACGCAGCAGCTGGCCAAGTTCACCTTCCTCAGCTCGGAGCGCAGCCTCACGCGCAAGGCGCGCGAGATGCTGATCGCGTTCTGGCTGGAGGCATGGCTGACCAAGGACGAGATCCTCGAGCGCTACCTTTCCAACGCCTACTTCGGGGACAATACCTACGGCATCCGCGCGGCCTCGCTGCACTACTTCCATCGCCAGCCCGAGAAGCTGACCGAGGGGCAGGCGGCGCTGCTGGCGGGGCTGATGAAGGCTCCCTCGCGCCTGGCGCCGACCAACAACTTCGCCGCGTCCGAAAAGCGGATGAGGGTGGTCCTGCAAGCCATGGCCGATGCGGGATACATGACTCCGCAGCACGCGAAGGCCGTATCCACGCCCCGTCTCGACGTGCGCAACCGGGCCGAGCTTCCGACCGGCACCTACTTCGCCGACTGGGCGCTGCCGCAGGCGCGCCAGCTCGAAGCGGCGGGCCACGCCGAGTCCTATCGCACCACGCTGGATTCGCGCCTGCAAGCCGCCGCGCACCGCGCCACCCGGCAGGTTCCTGCAGGCACGCAGGTCGCGCTCGTGGCCATGCGCCGCAACGGAGAGGTCGTCGCCATGGTCGGCGGGCGGGACTATTCGCAAAGCCCGTTCAACCGCGTCACGCAGGCGCGCCGCCAGCCAGGCTCGACTTTCAAGCTGTTCGTCTACCTCGCCGCGATCAAGTCCGGGATGAGCCCCGAGGATACGATCCCCAACACGCCGATCGATACCGGCTCCTACCGCCCGCAGAACGCCGGCGGGGCCTATTCGCCGACGATCACGCTGGAGGATGCCTTTGCGCGGTCCAGCAACGTCGCGGCGGTGCGGCTGTTCAACCGGGTCGGGGACGAGTCGGTGATCGACATGGCGCGGCGGCTCGGCGTGTCTTCGCCGCTGCCGATGGGCGATCCCAGTCTGGCGCTCGGCACCGCGACGATGACGCTGCTGGAACTGACCTCCGCCTATGCGGGTGTCGCCGCCAACAGCTTCCCGGTCGAGCCGCGCGCCTTCCCGGTGCCGGAGGCGGGCTGGTTCGACTGGTTGCTCGACGGCAAGCGCTCGCTCTCGAAGCATGATCACGAGGCGATCGAGGGCATGCTGCGCGCCACCGTCAATCGCGGCACCGGCCGTGCGGCCATGCTGCAGGCGCCGAACTTCGGCAAGACCGGCACCAGTCAGGAGAACCGCGATGCGCTCTTCGTGGGCTATTCGGGTGATCTCGTCGTCGGCGTCTGGGTCGGCAAGGACGATAATTCGCCGCTGAACGGGGTCTCCGGCGGCACCGTCCCGGCGCGCATCTGGCGCGACTTCATGCGCGAGGCATTGGGCGAGAAGGCCGCGCCGCCGCCGCGCAAGGCTGCCGATCCGGACGGCCCGGTCCAGCCGCTCGACGTGCCGGACCTCGGCGACATTCCGGTGGGCGACGACAACCACATCCGCATCGAGAACGGGCAGGCGGTGTTGAGCACCAGGGTCGAAGGGGTGCCGCTCGACGTGACGCTGGAGGGGCAGGGCCTGCGCATCGAACCGAGCGGCAGCGCCTCACCCGCACCGAGATCATCGGTCGCGCCGAGTCCTTCGGCGACGCCGTGA
- a CDS encoding sugar MFS transporter: protein MAMAPSTSSDPQFAEEVPGGHVDAAELRYFVMALFFIFGGITSLNDVIIPKLKELFTLSYTQAMLVQFCFFTAYAVIGIPGAMLVRKVGYMRGAAAGLVIMIAGCLAFIPASQTASYWLFLAAYFVLAAGVVIVQVVANPLISLLGKPETTSSRLTFAQAFNSLGTTIFPIAGSVLILGSLAKVSAHDLTGEALDAYRRAESAAIVHGYLGIAVALAIVAGAVWMFRNRLPVEKHGDTGGFAGFDLLKRPRFGYGALCIFLYVGAEVSIGSLIVSYLMQDHVMALPEQSAGKLIGLYWGGAMVGRFIGSAVLRVLNPGIVLAFNACAAIALIALSVTSSGHVSGYALLAVGLMNSIMFPTIFSLACDKLGMRAADGSGIINVAICGGAIVPLATGAIADAAGGNLGVALVLPALCYAVIAGFGLFARKSAAQA, encoded by the coding sequence ATGGCGATGGCGCCGTCCACCAGCAGTGATCCGCAATTCGCCGAGGAAGTGCCCGGAGGCCACGTCGATGCGGCCGAGCTGCGCTATTTCGTGATGGCGCTGTTCTTCATCTTCGGCGGCATCACCAGCCTGAACGACGTGATCATCCCCAAGCTCAAGGAACTGTTCACGCTCAGCTACACGCAGGCGATGCTGGTGCAGTTCTGCTTCTTCACGGCTTATGCGGTGATCGGCATTCCGGGCGCGATGCTGGTGCGCAAGGTCGGCTACATGCGCGGCGCGGCCGCCGGCCTGGTGATCATGATTGCGGGCTGCCTGGCCTTCATCCCGGCCTCGCAGACCGCGAGCTACTGGCTGTTCCTGGCCGCGTACTTCGTGCTCGCGGCGGGGGTCGTGATCGTGCAGGTGGTGGCGAACCCGCTGATCAGCCTGCTCGGCAAGCCGGAAACCACCAGTTCGCGCCTGACGTTCGCGCAGGCGTTCAACTCGCTGGGGACCACGATCTTCCCGATCGCGGGGTCGGTGCTGATCCTCGGCAGTCTGGCCAAGGTGTCCGCCCATGACCTGACCGGAGAGGCGCTCGACGCCTATCGCCGCGCGGAAAGCGCCGCGATCGTGCACGGCTATCTGGGCATCGCGGTCGCCCTGGCGATCGTCGCGGGAGCCGTGTGGATGTTCCGCAATCGTCTCCCGGTCGAGAAGCACGGGGACACCGGCGGCTTTGCGGGCTTCGACCTGCTGAAGCGCCCGCGCTTCGGCTACGGCGCGCTTTGCATCTTCCTGTACGTCGGTGCGGAAGTCTCGATCGGCTCGCTCATCGTCAGCTACCTGATGCAGGACCATGTGATGGCGCTGCCCGAGCAGTCGGCGGGCAAGCTGATCGGCCTCTACTGGGGCGGAGCGATGGTCGGCCGCTTCATCGGTTCGGCGGTGCTGCGCGTGTTGAACCCCGGCATCGTGCTGGCTTTCAATGCCTGCGCGGCGATAGCGCTGATCGCGCTTTCGGTGACGTCCAGCGGCCATGTCTCGGGCTATGCCCTGCTGGCGGTGGGACTGATGAACTCGATCATGTTCCCGACCATCTTCAGCCTCGCCTGCGATAAGCTGGGCATGCGTGCGGCGGACGGGTCGGGCATCATCAACGTCGCGATCTGCGGCGGTGCGATCGTGCCGCTGGCGACCGGCGCGATCGCCGACGCGGCCGGGGGTAATCTCGGCGTGGCGCTGGTGCTTCCGGCGCTATGCTACGCGGTCATCGCGGGCTTCGGCCTCTTCGCGCGCAAGAGCGCCGCACAGGCGTAG